Proteins encoded in a region of the Takifugu flavidus isolate HTHZ2018 chromosome 8, ASM371156v2, whole genome shotgun sequence genome:
- the her12 gene encoding hairy-related 12 — MAPCSTNYSTHQIHISEKDNIRLRKPVVEKMRRDRINSCIDQLKVILEKEFHKQEPNSKLEKADILEMTVSFLRQQLQPSLCGSSYSPGYTHCWRDSPHFLSAGSNPEVSAPSLQGPQQQKQQQLPQAQRGGSSSPVSSSPRPTTLEDNKSSRGPVWRPW; from the exons ATGGCTCCCTGCTCCACCAACTACTCCACTCATCAAATCCATATCTCAGAGAAAGACAACATCAGA CTGAGAAAACCAGTTGTAGAGAAAATGCGCAGAGATCGAATCAACAGCTGCATCGATCAACTCAAAGTCATCCTGGAAAAAGAGTTCCACAAGCAGGAACCAAACTCCAAGCTGGAGAAGGCCGACATCCTGGAGATGACCGTGAGcttcctgaggcagcagctgcagcccagcCTGTGTGGCAGCAGCTACAGCCCAGGCTACACCCACTGCTGGAGGGACTCGCcacacttcctctctgcagggTCCAACCCGGAGGTCTCGGCCCCCTCGCTGCAGGGcccccagcagcagaagcagcagcagctccctcagGCTCAGAGAGGCGGCAGCTCATCCCCAGTGTCCTCCAGTCCCAGGCCCACCACCCTGGAGGACAACAAGAGCAGCAGGGGCCCTGTGTGGAGGCCCTGGTAG
- the LOC130530469 gene encoding transcription factor HES-5-like codes for MAPTVFGQATFPKEHLAPAHKLRKPMVEKLRRDRINTSIEQLKALLGPEFLRQQPDSKQEKADILEMAVSYLRGWQQQQQLQKASVLPGPVAARDGYSRCLQEAVSFLSRCELQTQAHRRLLGHFHGLQASSGTGHAPSTLSPPGSPLHQISSSKEAHQAGSALWRPW; via the exons ATGGCACCCACTGTTTTTGGACAAGCAACTTTTCCTAAGGAACATCTCGCTCCTGCTCATAAG CTGAGAAAGCCGATGGTGGAGAAGCTGCGCCGCGACcgcatcaacaccagcatcGAGCAGCTGAAGGCTCTGCTGGGACCAGAGTTCCTCCGGCAGCAGCCCGACTCCAAGCAGGAGAAGGCCGACATCCTGGAGATGGCCGTGTCCTACCTGAGgggctggcagcagcagcagcagctgcagaaggccAGCGTGCTCCCGGGCCCCGTGGCCGCCAGGGACGGTTATTCCCGCTGCCTCCAGGAGGCCGTCAGCTTCCTGTCCCGCTGCGAGCTCCAGACGCAGGCGCACAGGCGGCTCCTGGGCCACTTCCACGGCCTGCAGGCGTCCAGCGGGACCGGCCACGCTCCCTCCACACTCTCTCCCCCTGGCTCTCCGCTCCACCAGATAAGCTCCAGTAAGGAAGCCCACCAGGCCGGCAGCGCCCTGTGGAGACCTTGGTAG